A window of Stutzerimonas stutzeri genomic DNA:
GCGAGCTGGTCGCCACCACACGCCTGCTGGACCACCTGACAGCACGACAGCTGGGCCGCTTCTACAGCGAAGGGGAGTTCGCCCTGCACGGGTTGGCGAACATCGACGAGCCCGTGCTCGAGATAGGACGTACCTGCGTTGCGCCGGCCTATCGCAATGGCGCGACGATCGCCGTGCTATGGAGCGAATTGGCCGAAGTGCTCAACCAGGGCCGTTATCGGTACCTGATGGGTTGCGCCAGCATCTCCATGCGCGACGGCGGCATCCAGGCTCGAGCGATCATGCAGCGCCTGCGCGACAGCCATCTGTGTACCGAGCTACTGCACGCGGAGCCGCGCACACCCCTGCCCGAACTGGATCTTCCCGACAACGTCACGGCTCAACTGCCGCCCCTGCTCAAGGCGTACATGCGCCTTGGCGCGAAGATCTGCGGCGAACCCTGCTGGGACCGCGACTTCCAGGTCGCCGACGTCTTCATCCTGCTCAAGCGTGAGGAGCTTTGCCCGCGCTATGCCCGTCACTTCAAGGCTGCGGTATAGATGATGCGGTTGCGCCTGTACTGGCGCCTGCTGCGCCTGGGCGCGGTCGTCCTGGCGGGGCTGCTAGTGGCAACCGCACTGGGTCTCGGCGAGCGCTGCGCGCTGCATGTGTCTTTCGAGCGCAAACAATGGCTGACCCGCTGGCTCATGGCGCGCCTTGCCGCCGCGTTGCCCTTTCGCGTGCGAGTGATTGGCGAGTTGCCGTCACAACCGATGCTCTGGGTCGCCAACCATGTTTCCTGGTGCGACATCCCCCTGCTGGGCGTGCTGCGACCGCTGTCATTTCTAGCCAAATCCGAAGTCAGCGCCTGGCCCGTACTGGGCTGGCTCGCGCGACAGGCTGGCACACTGTTTATCCGTCGCGGTGGCGGCAATGCCGCGCTGATCAACCAGGAACTGGCCGGACACCTGCAGCGGGGCCGCCATCTGCTGATTTTCCCCGAGGGCACCTCGACTGATGGCAGCAGCATGCGAACCTTCCACCCTCGACTGTTCGCCTGCGCGATAGAAGCCGGTTGCGCCATTCAACCCGTTGCGATCCGCTATCTGCGTGACGGCAAGCCCGACACCCTGGCCCCCTTCATCGGTGACGACGAGCTACCAATGCACGTACGCAGGCTGCTGGCCAGTAACGTGGCGGAAGTGGATATCCACCTGCTGGCCCCGATCCCTGTCGCCTCGCTGAGCCGCAAAGCCCTTGCCGAGCAAGCGCAGCAGGCCATTGAGCAGGTATTGTTTAGCCAGTCGCAAGAGCCAACGAGAGAGGCTGCATAGCGACCTGGTAGCGACGCTGCGCTAAGCTTCGCCCATGAACTATCTCGCGCATCTTCATCTTGGCGGCCCTGACCCGGCGGACATGCTCGGCAGCCTTTACGGCGATTTCGTCAAAGGTCCGCTGCAGGGTCGCTGGCCGGCGCAGATCGAGGCCGGCATTCGCCTGCATCGACAGATCGACGCCTTCACCGACAGCCATCCGCTGGTACTGGAGGCCAAGGCCCGCTTCCCCAGTGAACGGCGTCGCTATGCCGGGATCTTGCTCGACCTGTTCTTCGATCATTGCCTGGCGGCACACTGGTCGGACTACTCCGGCGAACCGCTGGACCTGTTTACCCAACGGGCCTACCGGGCGCTGATCGAAGAACCCGAGCTGCCTGGCAAGCTCGCCGTTATCGCGCCGCACATGGCAACTCACGACTGGTTGGGCAGCTACCGGGATTTCGAAGTACTGGGCACGGTGTTGGCGAACATGAGCCACCGCCTCAGCCGACCGGACGGCCTGGCCGGCGGGCTGGGAGAGCTGGAGCAGCTTTACGACCCGCTGCTTGAGGATTTCCGTCTTTTCTATCCGCAGCTTCAACGCTTCGCCAAGTCGGCGATGTAGCTCGAGCGCATCGTTCTACTGGGCATAGCCCGGACTTTGTGCATCCAGCTTGCGCAGCAGGCCTGGCCACGCCAACGCGCCGCCCATGCCCGAACGGGTGCGGGTCACGCCCGCCGCCATGGCCTTGGCACCGGCCAGGATCTGCTCAGGAATCGCGATGAGTTCGGCGCCGCCACTCTGGGCCAT
This region includes:
- the olsB gene encoding L-ornithine N(alpha)-acyltransferase, translating into MNAIVDPRSTRQLRAERLEGEPALREAQALRYRVFSSEFDAQLQGAELGLDMDDFDIHCRHIGVRDLASGELVATTRLLDHLTARQLGRFYSEGEFALHGLANIDEPVLEIGRTCVAPAYRNGATIAVLWSELAEVLNQGRYRYLMGCASISMRDGGIQARAIMQRLRDSHLCTELLHAEPRTPLPELDLPDNVTAQLPPLLKAYMRLGAKICGEPCWDRDFQVADVFILLKREELCPRYARHFKAAV
- a CDS encoding lysophospholipid acyltransferase family protein — translated: MMRLRLYWRLLRLGAVVLAGLLVATALGLGERCALHVSFERKQWLTRWLMARLAAALPFRVRVIGELPSQPMLWVANHVSWCDIPLLGVLRPLSFLAKSEVSAWPVLGWLARQAGTLFIRRGGGNAALINQELAGHLQRGRHLLIFPEGTSTDGSSMRTFHPRLFACAIEAGCAIQPVAIRYLRDGKPDTLAPFIGDDELPMHVRRLLASNVAEVDIHLLAPIPVASLSRKALAEQAQQAIEQVLFSQSQEPTREAA
- a CDS encoding ACP phosphodiesterase, with the translated sequence MNYLAHLHLGGPDPADMLGSLYGDFVKGPLQGRWPAQIEAGIRLHRQIDAFTDSHPLVLEAKARFPSERRRYAGILLDLFFDHCLAAHWSDYSGEPLDLFTQRAYRALIEEPELPGKLAVIAPHMATHDWLGSYRDFEVLGTVLANMSHRLSRPDGLAGGLGELEQLYDPLLEDFRLFYPQLQRFAKSAM